Part of the Bernardetia sp. genome, ACTCATATTTTGTACTTTAGTTTTTTACAAAATTAAATAAAACAATCAATACCTAAAAGAATTTATCACTAATCACTAATCACTAATCACTAATCACTAATCACTAATCACTAATCACTAATCACTAATCACTAATCACTAATCATGGACTTCCTCCCCCCAGAACTTTTGCCAGCATTAGAAAACTATGCACTCAACCATTCTCAAGACGAATTATCTGTTTTGAAAGAATTAGATCGACAAACTCACTTGAGAGCCAACAAACCTCGTATGCTTTCAGGACACTTGCAAGGAAATTTTTTGCAACTAATTTCTAGGCTTATGCAGCCTAAGCGTATTTTAGAAATTGGAACTTATACAGGGTATTCAGCCATTTGTCTAGCACAAGGACTTGCAGAAGGTGGAACTTTACATACCATTGACAACAATCCAGAGCAAGAAGCCATTACAAGAGAGTTTATAGAAAAAGCAAATTTGAAAGACAAAGTAAAACTGTATTTAGGAAATGCTGCTGAAATTATACCTACTATTTTATCAGATAATGAAGAGTGGGATATGGTTTTTGTGGATGCAGATAAGGAAAATTATAGCTTGTATTACGATTTAGTTTTTGATAAGGTCAGAAAGGGAGGAATTATCATTGCCGATAATGTGCTTTGGAGTGGAAAGGTTTTGAAAGAGCCTTCAGAGCTAAAGAAAAATGACAAAAGCACGAGAGCATTGTTAGAATACAATCAGAAAATTCATCAAGACGAGCGAGTTTTTCATACACTTTTGCCTTTGCGTGATGGACTGATGATGGCAATAAAAGAATAGAGAAAGGCTAACATTTTATTGAAAGTACACGTACTAGGTAATACCAACTACTAAAACTTATCTATCACTAAATTCTCTTTATGCCAACTAAACTTCCTACTCAGCCTAAGTGTCTGAATTGTAATTACGAAGTAAAACAAGAAAATAAATACTGCCCCAAATGTGGACAAGAAAATGCTAACAAACGCATTTCTATTGCAATGCTGTTGCAAGATGCTTTTGCAACAGCATTTAATTTTGAATCAAGGGTATTTAAAACAATTCCATTGTTTTTATTCTACCCTGGGAAACTAACCAAACAGTTTTTAGAGGGAAAGCGAGTGTGTTATATGCACCCTTTCAAAATTTATCTACTTTCTAGTATTCTTTTTTTCTTTGTAATTATTAAGCTCTTTACACCCAGTATTGAGAATGCTATTCGAAACTTAGACACGAAGGTTAATAGTACGAATATGGACATTACAATGAATGACTCTACTGTGGCTAGTAATGAGGACAACAGTACTGTTAAAAGTGTTCAAGAAGATTTTGAAGAGGGATGGAATATGCATGACAAGGAAAAAAATACCTCAAGTGATTCTATTTCTAAAGAGTTAGAACTTCAGATTGCTCAAAAACAAAAAGTTATTCAAGATTCAATTTCTAAAATCATTGCAAATTTTAATAAAGGAAAATTAAAAAATCAAAATGTCAATGTTGATTCTTTAGAGAATTTGCTACAAGATAGTGCCATGCTCTCTAACGCAATTTTACTTGCTAGTAGAGAAACAAAAAAGAAACAAGGTGCATTACGTAGGTTCTTTAGGTTGATTAAAGACAGAAACATGACGCCAAATGCTCTTTTAGATTCTTTAAATACCGAAAGTAAGAAGGAAATAAATATTCAGATTGCCGAACAGCTTTTAAAAATAGGAAGAAATGACCCTGCCATTTTCTTAGCTGATATAGTTAATAATATTGGTACACTAATGTTCTTTACACTTCCAATACTAGCTTTCTTTTTTGTGCCTTTTTATATCCGAAGAAATAAGTATTATATAGACCATCTTATCTTTACTCTCCATTTACAAGCCTTTACATTTGTAATTCTGACGTTGGCAGCCATATTTTTTCATTGGAGTATTTATTTTATGGTTATAGTTTTATGTTTGATATTGATTATTTATGTTTGGATTGCTTTTAAAAGAGTCTATCAGCAAGGGTTTTTCAAAACTACCATCAAAGCCAGTATGATTTCGTTTTTGTATGCCCTAACGTTAGCTTTTATGCTTATCATAAACCTTTTATATTCATTTTTTATGTTCTAAAATTCATCTTCAAACTCCATTAAAAAAAGCTCGTAAGCAGAACTTAATTCTTGAAGTGATTTTAGAGTTACTTTATCTGCTTCTTTATTTTCTAATTTGGCTTTCTCAATCTGTTCTTGACAAGTTTTTATGCCTTTTAAATAGGTTTGATTCGCCTTTTCATAGTTTTCTAAGTGCGTGTAAAGTTCAGCAGCGTGATAGTAAGTAGGAATATACTCTGAGTAATTTTGAAGTAAATTTTCAAAGTATTCTAAGGCTTTTTGAACGTCTGTTTTGAGATATTCGGTAGCAAGAGCATATAGTAAAAATGTGTCGTTGGGTTCTTTTTCTAAAAAGCTTAAAAGTTGTGTTAGTCTGTCCATTCTGTATTATCAAGTATTATTTTTGTATCTTGAATTAAGAAATAAAGCTACACAAAATTTGAAAAAATATAGCGATGAAAAAAATTATCTATGTAGATATGGATGATGTTCTTTGTGATTATAAAGCAGCTTTTACAAAGGCAATTGAAAAAAATCCAGAGATTCAGTATCCACAAAGTCAATTTGATTTTTTTAGGAAACTAAAACCCATAACTGGCAGCATTGAAGCTATAGAATTTCTTAGGAAACAAGATATTTTTGAAGTTTATATTCTGACTGCTCCCTCACTATTCAACCCTATTAGTTATTTAGAAAAAAGACTTTGGATAGAAGACCATTTGGGATTCGAATTTGTGGAAAAACTTATTATTTCTCCCAACAAAGGACTTTTGAAAGGAGATTATTTGATAGATGATATTACAGAAGGAAAAGGACAGGAAGGTTTTGAGGGAACATTACTACATTTTGGCAAAGAAAAATATCCAAACTGGAAAAGTATTATTCATTATTTTACTACAACATATTCTATTTGAGACGATTTAAGAACTTGAATAACATTTAATCAATAATCAAAAATGCAAAGAGAAAAAGATTATCTAAAGAAAAAAATAGACAAACTTGCCGTAGTGTTGGCAGAACTTTTAGCCAAGGTAACTAAAAATGAGGTTGCTTTTACAAAAGATGAATTTTCTAATGAATTTGACCAAATTTTGGAAGAACAAACTACCATAAACCTCCAAACGATTTTGGAAATGGGAGAAGAAAATTTTTTAAAAAATCTACAAGAAAAAAATGAGTTTACGCCCAAGCAACTTCATGTCTTGACAGATGTATTGTATCAATATTACCTCAATTTTGGAAATGTAAATCATCTAAATAAGAAAATTGTTGCGCTCTACGAATCTTGCATTACAGAAGGAATTGCGCTTTCATTGGAGCAGTACAAACTCATAGAAAAATTAAAAGCTATGTAGCACACTCTTCAGAGTGTGAAAAAACAAAACTATGGAAAACGCAAAATCAATAACACAAAAATGGCTAGAAGAATGGATTTTGAATCTCAATCTATGTCCCTTTGCCCATTCAGTTTATAAAAATAATCAAATTCGCTTTGAGG contains:
- a CDS encoding DUF3667 domain-containing protein; translation: MPTKLPTQPKCLNCNYEVKQENKYCPKCGQENANKRISIAMLLQDAFATAFNFESRVFKTIPLFLFYPGKLTKQFLEGKRVCYMHPFKIYLLSSILFFFVIIKLFTPSIENAIRNLDTKVNSTNMDITMNDSTVASNEDNSTVKSVQEDFEEGWNMHDKEKNTSSDSISKELELQIAQKQKVIQDSISKIIANFNKGKLKNQNVNVDSLENLLQDSAMLSNAILLASRETKKKQGALRRFFRLIKDRNMTPNALLDSLNTESKKEINIQIAEQLLKIGRNDPAIFLADIVNNIGTLMFFTLPILAFFFVPFYIRRNKYYIDHLIFTLHLQAFTFVILTLAAIFFHWSIYFMVIVLCLILIIYVWIAFKRVYQQGFFKTTIKASMISFLYALTLAFMLIINLLYSFFMF
- a CDS encoding 5' nucleotidase, NT5C type is translated as MKKIIYVDMDDVLCDYKAAFTKAIEKNPEIQYPQSQFDFFRKLKPITGSIEAIEFLRKQDIFEVYILTAPSLFNPISYLEKRLWIEDHLGFEFVEKLIISPNKGLLKGDYLIDDITEGKGQEGFEGTLLHFGKEKYPNWKSIIHYFTTTYSI
- a CDS encoding tetratricopeptide repeat protein is translated as MDRLTQLLSFLEKEPNDTFLLYALATEYLKTDVQKALEYFENLLQNYSEYIPTYYHAAELYTHLENYEKANQTYLKGIKTCQEQIEKAKLENKEADKVTLKSLQELSSAYELFLMEFEDEF
- a CDS encoding O-methyltransferase; this translates as MDFLPPELLPALENYALNHSQDELSVLKELDRQTHLRANKPRMLSGHLQGNFLQLISRLMQPKRILEIGTYTGYSAICLAQGLAEGGTLHTIDNNPEQEAITREFIEKANLKDKVKLYLGNAAEIIPTILSDNEEWDMVFVDADKENYSLYYDLVFDKVRKGGIIIADNVLWSGKVLKEPSELKKNDKSTRALLEYNQKIHQDERVFHTLLPLRDGLMMAIKE